The DNA window TCTGTTTTCAGCGAATCCCGATGGGAAACGCGGTGTACACCTTTCGGGGCAGTCGTCAATGGACGGCTGGGCCGGCAGGAGATACAATCTTTCGGATCTGCCCCTTCAGGGCGCGGGTGTGGTGACGGTGTGCTCGGAGGCCACGGGCGATACGCTCTACCGCACTTCCTTTTCGTCGCTCTACCATGAATGGCTTTCGACAGAAGAGGCTGCGACAACTCCGAAATCCTTCGAGCATTGTGTGCTTGTGCCTTATCCTAAAGAACCGGCGCTGATCCACATCGACCTGCTCGATAACCGGCATGAACCAATGGCCTCGATGAAACACCGTTTTGACCCTAAGGATATTCTGATTGCCAAGAAAGGTCGAGGCAAACTGCCCGACCACCGCTATATCCACAAGGGTGGAGAAAGTGACGAGGTTATCGACGTGGCGATTCTTGCCGAAGGCTATACAAGGGAGGAAATGGACAGCTTCTACCGTCATGCGGAAATAGCCGTTGAATCAATCCTGTCGCATGAACCGTTCAAAAGCAAGGCATCGAAGTTTAACTTTGTCGCTGTGGCAACGCCTTCTGATGATTCCGGGGTGAGTGTGCCTCGCTTCGGCAATTGGAAATCAACCGCATTCTCGTCGAATTTCT is part of the Duncaniella dubosii genome and encodes:
- a CDS encoding M64 family metallopeptidase, which encodes MGGTKEFSSLGFDRNFENRTLRIDYLFSANPDGKRGVHLSGQSSMDGWAGRRYNLSDLPLQGAGVVTVCSEATGDTLYRTSFSSLYHEWLSTEEAATTPKSFEHCVLVPYPKEPALIHIDLLDNRHEPMASMKHRFDPKDILIAKKGRGKLPDHRYIHKGGESDEVIDVAILAEGYTREEMDSFYRHAEIAVESILSHEPFKSKASKFNFVAVATPSDDSGVSVPRFGNWKSTAFSSNFSTFYSDRYLTTLHVKDIHDAIAGIPYEHIIILANTNEYGGGGIYNSYTLTTSRHKDFSPVVVHEFGHSFGGLADEYFYEGDIMDESYPKDIEPWEPNITTLVGFDSKWKSQIPDGTPVPTPAADAKKYPIGVYEGAGYTFKGVYRPADRCRMRDNTWPVFCPACEQALSNLIDFYVSE